A region of the Mesoterricola sediminis genome:
CGGATAGGATGGGCAAAAGATACCGCATGACCTGCCTCCAAGGGAGGAATGGGCAGGGGTCATGCCAAAGCCATCAACACCCGGTCGTGCCCGGCGAAATCCCGGTGCACCGCCACCCGTCCCCAGCCGAGGCCCTCGGCCCGGGCCTGGAGTTCGGCCCCCTGCCCCGCGCCAATCTCCAGGACCACCCCGGGGGCGCTGCGGACCCGGGCCTGGCGGAGGAGGGCGGTGGCCAGGGCCAGGCCCCGGTCCTCGGCGAAAAGCGCCGACCGGGGTTCGAAGGCCAGCTCGCGCTGGAGGGTTTGCTCGTCCGCCGGATCCACGTAGGGGGGGTTCGACACCACGAGCCCCAGGGGGTCCGGGAGGGGGCCCAGGAGGTCCCCCTTGTGGAAGGCCACCCGGGCGCCGTGGGCGGCCGCGTTCTCCCGGGCCACGGCCAGGGCCCCGCGGCTGATGTCGGAGGCCCGGACCTCCCAGTCCGTCTCCAGGGCCATGCACACGGCAAGGATCCCGGAGCCGGTGCCCACGTCGACGGCGTGGAGGACGCCCAGGCGCCGCCCCACGTCCAGGGCCGCCTCCAGGACCAGTTCGGTCTCGGGCCGGGGGATCAGGGTGTCCCGGGTGACCTTGAAGCGCCGCCCCCGGAAGGGGGCCCAGCCCAGGATGTACGACCAGGGCTCCCCGGCCCGGCGCCGGTCCAGCCACCCCGCCACCTGGTCCACGTCCCGGGAAGGGACGGTGTCCTCCCCGTGGGCGAGCAGCCAGGTCGAGCCGAGGCCCAGGCCTTCGATCAACCACCGCCGCGCCTCCGCCCGGGCCTCCTGGACCTCCAGGAA
Encoded here:
- the prmC gene encoding peptide chain release factor N(5)-glutamine methyltransferase — protein: MHGTTYAQLQRHLADALAGFLEVQEARAEARRWLIEGLGLGSTWLLAHGEDTVPSRDVDQVAGWLDRRRAGEPWSYILGWAPFRGRRFKVTRDTLIPRPETELVLEAALDVGRRLGVLHAVDVGTGSGILAVCMALETDWEVRASDISRGALAVARENAAAHGARVAFHKGDLLGPLPDPLGLVVSNPPYVDPADEQTLQRELAFEPRSALFAEDRGLALATALLRQARVRSAPGVVLEIGAGQGAELQARAEGLGWGRVAVHRDFAGHDRVLMALA